TATGTATGAGACACTAGTGAATCTCGATGAGAAAGGTGCTACTGTGGTTCCTGGCTTAGCAGAAAAATGGGAGGCTAGTGAGGACGGTTTGACGTATAAATTCCAGTTGCGCAAGGATATCAAATTCCACGATGATACAGAATTCAATGCAAATTCTGTCGTGAATAACTTTAAGCGCTGGGCCGAAGGGAAAGAAGAAGAGTTTCCTTACTATGGTTCGGTATTCAATGGATTCAAAGAGGATGACAGCCGTATTATTAAATCGGTGACAGCTGACAGCGATGAAAAAATAACAATAAAGTTGAATCATCCTCAAGCATCATTCTTGAAAAATCTAACGATGAGCCCGTTCTCGATGGTTAGCCAGACGGTATCAGAACTTGGTGATGATCAATTGGAAAGCAAGCCTGTTGGTACGGGACCGTTCCAATACGTCGAAGGGGAACTGAATGAAACAATCGTGGTTGTGAAATTCGAAGATTATTGGCAAGAAGGATTGCCGAAGCTTGAAAAAATCATCTTCAAGTCGATCCCTAATAATACTGCACGCTTAAATGCATTGATCGCCGGGGATATCGATTTAGCTGATAGTCTTAATCCGGCAGATAGAGTGGAAGTTAACGATGATGCCGAATTACAATTTATTGATCGTCCATTTGTGGAAAATATTTATCTAGATGCTCCTTCGATACCCAATGCCGAGTCAACGTCACTTTACGGGGCGACAAAGTACATGCTGAATTTCATTCCGCAACCAACAGGTTTTGATGTACTGTCGAAAGTGGAATTTGAATTACCAATAGAAGAGTGAAAAAGCTATCCGATTGATCAGGGTTTCCCTGGTTAGCGGATAGCTTTTTTTCTACGGAGAAATATAGACTTTTGTTCTGTTAATAGGTTATATGACTATTTAGTAGGCCTTTGTCATTACAAGAATATATTAAAAAGTATTGCATTTATTAAGTATAATCGTATAATAATGAATATGAAGATAATTATGAATAAATATTAATTGATTAAGAAAAAGGGTGATCTGATGGAAGAGAGGAAGACTGTCCTCCAAGTAAAAGATTTACAGACGACCTTTTTTACTGATTCGGGGGAAATACCGGCTGTTGATCATATTGACTTTCACTTGAATGAAGGAGAAATCCTTGGAATTGTCGGAGAATCAGGTTGCGGAAAAAGTGTAACTTCCTTATCGATAATGGGGCTAGTTCCAAAGCCTCCCGGAAAAGTTGTCGGGGGCAAAATATTATTTGAAGACAAAGATTTGCTAACCATGAATGAAAAGCAAATGCGGCGTATTCGGGGAAATGACATTGCAATGATTTTCCAAGAACCGATGACATCGCTGAATCCATTGTTCTCGATTGGCAATCAAATGACGGAAGCTGTTCGGATCCACGAAAAAGGTTGGTCTAAGAAAAAGGCTGAGGGAAAAGCAGTTGAAATGTTGAAACTTGTTGGTTTGCCTCGTGCAGAGGAAATGATGAGAGACTACCCACACCAATTATCAGGTGGAATGCGACAACGTGTAATGATTGCGATGGCACTGGTATGTGATCCTAAAGTACTCATTGCTGACGAACCAACCACTGCTCTCGATGTGACAATTCAGGCGCAAATTTTGAAGCTAATGCGAGAATTAAATACCAGATTGAATACTGCCGTTCTCCTTATTACTCATGACTTGGGTGTCGTTGCAGAAACATGCGAACGTGTCATTGTTATGTATGCTGGCCAAATCATTGAGGAAGCATCCGTTAAGATGATCTTCGAAGATCCACAGCATCCCTATACAAAAGGACTGATACAATCAGTTCCCGATATGCGCTATAAAAAGGATAGGCTCTATTCTATCCCGGGCAGCGTGCCGAAACCTGGTTCAATTAAGCATGGGTGCAGATTTGCAGCGAGATGTGAATTTGCATTTGATCGTTGTCTAAAAGAAAACCCAGAACTATATGAAACATCGGATGTTCACCAGACTCGATGCTTCCTATACGACAAAGAAGGGGTGAAACAGCATGACAACAAAGCCCTTATTGAAAGTTGAAGGTTTGAAAAAGTATTTCCCCGTTAAAAAAGGGATTCTTGGTAGAACAGTTGGGCATGTCAAAGCGGTGGACGACGTATCATTTTACGTTAATGAAGGAGAAACGCTCGGCATAGTTGGTGAATCAGGATGTGGTAAGTCGACAACGGGCAGAATGCTGATGCGTCTTCTTGAGCCTACTGAAGGAACAGTTGAATTTGACGGCAAAGATTTGACTTCCTTATCTACTGAGGAAATGCGGAAAACGAGACGTGATATCCAAATGGTATTCCAAGATCCATACGCTTCATTAAATCCGCGTCATACGATTGAAAAAATACTGGAAGAGCCTCTCATTGTACATGGTATTGATAATTCAAAAGAGCGGAAAAAGAAAGTGCGTGAATTTCTTGAAATAGTAGGACTAAGCGCATATCACGCAAAACGCTATCCGCACCAATTTAGTGGAGGACAGCGTCAGCGTATTGGAATTGCTCGGGCGCTAATGACAAATCCGAAACTGATAATTGCTGATGAGCCTGTTTCGGCTCTCGATGTGTCAATTCAGTCTCAAGTGTTAAACCTAATGCAAGACTTGCAGAAGGAATTTAATCTCACTTATATCTTCATTGCCCATGATCTTGGGGTCGTCCGTCACATAAGTGATCGTGTCGGAGTTATGTATCTTGGAAAGATGGTAGAAATGGCAGATAGCGAGCAGCTCTATGCGAAGCCACTACATCCCTATACGCAGGCATTATTGTCGGCGGTTCCAGTACCAGATCCAGCTTTCAAGAAAGAGCAAATTCTTCTTGAAGGGGATATTCCAAATCCTGCAAATCCTCCTAGCGGCTGCACATTTCATACGCGCTGTCCGCATAAGATGGCAATTTGCACGAAAGTTACACCAAAACTTGTTGAACATGATTCGGGTCATTCTGTCGCCTGTCACCTTTATAGTGGTGAACAGGTAGACAATGATATAAAACAGTTGGAGGGGTCAATATGAGGAAAAGAAAGTTAGGGTTGCTAGCACTAATGTTGCTTCTCGTTCTTTCGGCAGCGCTTGCCGCTTGCTCGTCAGATGCTGGCGAAGGCAAGAAGGAAGAAGGCAAAAAGGAAGAGGCCAATACTGAAGAAGCTAAAAACGTGAAAGATACATTGGTCTTCGGACGTGGTGGGGATTCAACTTCTCTTGATCCATCAAGGGTAACGGAAGGGGAATCCTTCAAAGTAACGGTTAATATTTACGAAACGCTTCTGAATTTCGGGGAGAGTGATACAGAAATTAATCCAGGACTTGCAACTGAATGGGAGCCAAGTGAAGATGGTTTAACGTATACGTTCAAACTACGTGAAGGCGTTAAGTTCCATGATGGAACTGACTTCAATGCTGACGCGGTCGTAAAAAACTTCGAGCGTTGGGCAGGTGGGGATGCAGAAAAATTCCCATATTATAACACGACGTTCGGTGGTTTTAAAGGTGATGAAGGTCATGTTATTGAGTCGGTTACAGCAGACGGCGAAAATACAGTCCTAATTAAATTAACACGCCCGCAAGCACCATTCCTTAAAAATATAGCAATGAGTATGTTTGCAATTGCAAGCCCAACTGCATTTGAATTAGGTGACGATCAATTAGAAAGAAACCCAGTAGGTACAGGCCCATTCAAGTTCGTAGAATGGAAACCAAATGAAACAATCACAATTGACAAATTTGATGACTATTGGGATGCAGAACTACCAAAACTTAAAAGGATTATCTTCCGTTCAATTCCTGACAACTCTGCACGGTTGAATGAATTGATGTCTGGAAATATCGAACTTGCAGATGGCATTAATCCATCAGATGGCAAATCGATTGAGGATAATGATGAGCTTCAGTTATTTGAACGTCCATCTATGAACGTAGGCTATTTAGGTCTTACAGTAACACGCCCTCCTTTCGATAAAAAAGAAGTGCGCCAAGCTTTTAACTATGCAATTGACAAACAATCAATTATTGATTCGTTCTTCGAAGGACGTGCGGATGTCGCGAAAAATCCGATGCCGCCATCTATTTCAGGCTATAACGATGATATCGAAGGATATGAATACAATCCTGAAAAAGCGAAAGAACTACTAAAATCGGTAGGACTTGAAGACGGTTTTGAGATGGATCTATGGGCAATGCCGGTACCACGTCCATACATGCCAGATGGTAAAAAAGTTGCTGAAGTCATTCAGAAAAACCTTGCAGACATAGGCATTACTGCAAATATTGTTTCGCATGAATGGGCAACTTATCTTGACCTTGCAAGTAAAGGGGATGCAGATGCGTTTATGCTCGGCTGGACTGGGGATAACGGAGATGCAGATAACTTCCTATACGCTTTGCTAGATGAAGATAATATCGGTAGCAATAACTATACGTACTATAAAAATGACAAACTCCACGACATTCTTATCGCAGCACAAACTGAAATAAATGAAGATAAACGTATTGAATTGTACAAAGAAGCACAGGTCATCCTTCATGATGAAGCACCGTGGGTACCACTTGCTCACTCAACTCCGCTTCTTGGAGGATCTAAAGATTTAACAGGTTTCGTTCCAGGCCCAATTGCCTCGGATTTATTGTCGAAAGTAGAATTCAAGTAAAAGTTTGTAAGAAATGGACGGAAAGGGAGAGGTCTTTCGGATTTCTTCCTTTTCTCTTTCATTTGATGGATACATATAAGTTGATAGAAGAGTTGGAGAGGTGAAAGATTATGCTCAGCTACATTGGAAAAAGAATGCTGCAGCTCATTCCTGTCCTGCTTGGGATGACGTTTGTCGTATTTATGATTATTCGTGCAATCCCGGGCAACCCTGCCCAAATTATTCTTGGACAGCAGGCGACTAAAGAGTCAGTCGAAGCGCTGACGATAAAGCTTGGTTTGGATAACCCTTGGTATGTTCAGTATTTCAAATACCTGGGTGATCTTTTTAAAGGGGATTTGGGTGAGTCGATGAGAACCCGAGCTCCTGTATCAGATGAAATATGGCCTTATTTAGCAGCAACGTTTGAATTGGCACTATTTGCTATCGTAATTGCAGTTATTATCGGTATCAATGCAGGGATTATCTCGGCATGGTTCCAAAACTCATGGTTTGACTATACGGCGATGATTTTGGCGCTTGTTGGCGTGTCAATGCCTATTTTTTGGCTGGGTCTCATGGGGCAATGGGTTTTTTCTGTAGAAAATCCATGGTTACCGACTGGAGGGCGAGAGGAAGTACGAGATCCTATCAATGCCATAACGAATCTCTATGTGATCGACACGATTATTCAAGGGCGTTTTGATCAGTTATGGCAGGTTATCCGTCATCTTATTTTGCCGGGACTGGCACTGGCGACAATTCCGATGGCAATTATCGCACGGATGACCCGTTCAAGTATGCTAGAAGTAATGCGCTCAGATTATATTCGTACCGCACGGGCGAAAGGTCAAAAAATGTTTTGGGTCGTTTATAAGCATGCACTTAAAAATGCAATCATTCCGGTATTAACAATTATTGGTCTGCAAATGGGGATGTTGCTTGGTGGTGCGATTTTAACAGAGACAATTTTTGCTTGGCCAGGCGT
This Sporosarcina sp. ANT_H38 DNA region includes the following protein-coding sequences:
- a CDS encoding ABC transporter substrate-binding protein, whose product is MKRIKFGPLALIVIVALSTMLGACASDESEDESLQESGKKILVYGHSGNSSSLDPAHMKEEDSFQIAVNMYETLVNLDEKGATVVPGLAEKWEASEDGLTYKFQLRKDIKFHDDTEFNANSVVNNFKRWAEGKEEEFPYYGSVFNGFKEDDSRIIKSVTADSDEKITIKLNHPQASFLKNLTMSPFSMVSQTVSELGDDQLESKPVGTGPFQYVEGELNETIVVVKFEDYWQEGLPKLEKIIFKSIPNNTARLNALIAGDIDLADSLNPADRVEVNDDAELQFIDRPFVENIYLDAPSIPNAESTSLYGATKYMLNFIPQPTGFDVLSKVEFELPIEE
- a CDS encoding ABC transporter substrate-binding protein — its product is MRKRKLGLLALMLLLVLSAALAACSSDAGEGKKEEGKKEEANTEEAKNVKDTLVFGRGGDSTSLDPSRVTEGESFKVTVNIYETLLNFGESDTEINPGLATEWEPSEDGLTYTFKLREGVKFHDGTDFNADAVVKNFERWAGGDAEKFPYYNTTFGGFKGDEGHVIESVTADGENTVLIKLTRPQAPFLKNIAMSMFAIASPTAFELGDDQLERNPVGTGPFKFVEWKPNETITIDKFDDYWDAELPKLKRIIFRSIPDNSARLNELMSGNIELADGINPSDGKSIEDNDELQLFERPSMNVGYLGLTVTRPPFDKKEVRQAFNYAIDKQSIIDSFFEGRADVAKNPMPPSISGYNDDIEGYEYNPEKAKELLKSVGLEDGFEMDLWAMPVPRPYMPDGKKVAEVIQKNLADIGITANIVSHEWATYLDLASKGDADAFMLGWTGDNGDADNFLYALLDEDNIGSNNYTYYKNDKLHDILIAAQTEINEDKRIELYKEAQVILHDEAPWVPLAHSTPLLGGSKDLTGFVPGPIASDLLSKVEFK
- a CDS encoding ABC transporter permease, whose protein sequence is MLSYIGKRMLQLIPVLLGMTFVVFMIIRAIPGNPAQIILGQQATKESVEALTIKLGLDNPWYVQYFKYLGDLFKGDLGESMRTRAPVSDEIWPYLAATFELALFAIVIAVIIGINAGIISAWFQNSWFDYTAMILALVGVSMPIFWLGLMGQWVFSVENPWLPTGGREEVRDPINAITNLYVIDTIIQGRFDQLWQVIRHLILPGLALATIPMAIIARMTRSSMLEVMRSDYIRTARAKGQKMFWVVYKHALKNAIIPVLTIIGLQMGMLLGGAILTETIFAWPGVGRYIYDAIGFRDYPVIQSSILIVALFFVMINLLVDLLYSLIDPRIKYD
- a CDS encoding ABC transporter ATP-binding protein yields the protein MTTKPLLKVEGLKKYFPVKKGILGRTVGHVKAVDDVSFYVNEGETLGIVGESGCGKSTTGRMLMRLLEPTEGTVEFDGKDLTSLSTEEMRKTRRDIQMVFQDPYASLNPRHTIEKILEEPLIVHGIDNSKERKKKVREFLEIVGLSAYHAKRYPHQFSGGQRQRIGIARALMTNPKLIIADEPVSALDVSIQSQVLNLMQDLQKEFNLTYIFIAHDLGVVRHISDRVGVMYLGKMVEMADSEQLYAKPLHPYTQALLSAVPVPDPAFKKEQILLEGDIPNPANPPSGCTFHTRCPHKMAICTKVTPKLVEHDSGHSVACHLYSGEQVDNDIKQLEGSI
- a CDS encoding ABC transporter ATP-binding protein — its product is MEERKTVLQVKDLQTTFFTDSGEIPAVDHIDFHLNEGEILGIVGESGCGKSVTSLSIMGLVPKPPGKVVGGKILFEDKDLLTMNEKQMRRIRGNDIAMIFQEPMTSLNPLFSIGNQMTEAVRIHEKGWSKKKAEGKAVEMLKLVGLPRAEEMMRDYPHQLSGGMRQRVMIAMALVCDPKVLIADEPTTALDVTIQAQILKLMRELNTRLNTAVLLITHDLGVVAETCERVIVMYAGQIIEEASVKMIFEDPQHPYTKGLIQSVPDMRYKKDRLYSIPGSVPKPGSIKHGCRFAARCEFAFDRCLKENPELYETSDVHQTRCFLYDKEGVKQHDNKALIES